A region of Solanum dulcamara chromosome 7, daSolDulc1.2, whole genome shotgun sequence DNA encodes the following proteins:
- the LOC129894503 gene encoding GRAS family protein RAD1-like, whose translation MANVFLSLEPCNGDQIGYDPLENGLYLSHHKELSNSLNPYTSVLKRNAASNSMMISTLSNGSWDFKRLRRTPSLGESFGSNSTFYSTDSSSSSGGSSNCSLPRIGSTNSVNSLSLKPGVHFRDHVWALNQRYLAAEAIEETAADIINQEEENGEGMKLVQLLITCAEAVACRDKSRASVLLSELRGSALVFGTSFQRVASCFMQGLADRLAMVQPLGTVGYVSTPAMNKTDIALEKKEEALRLLYEICPHIQFGHFVANCSILEAFEGESFIHVVDLGMSLGLPNGHQWRRLIQSLANQPGQPPRRLRITAVGQNIGKLLIIGDELEAYARSLGINLEFSAVESNLENLKPKDIKIYDGEVLVVNSILQLHCVVKESRGALNSVLQVVHELSPKILVLVEQDSSHNGPFFLGRFMDALHYYSAIFDSLDVMLPKYDTRRAKIEQFYFAEEIKNIVSCEGPARVERHERVDQWRRRMSRAGFQAAPIKMVSQAKQWLAKVNGHEGFTITEEKGCLVLGWKSKPIVAASCWKC comes from the coding sequence ATGGCTAATGTTTTTCTATCACTCGAGCCTTGTAATGGTGATCAAATTGGTTATGACCCTTTAGAAAATGGCCTTTATCTTAGTCATCACAAAGAACTGTCTAATTCTCTTAATCCTTACACATCTGTTTTGAAGAGAAATGCTGCTAGCAATAGCATGATGATTTCAACTTTGTCTAATGGAAGTTGGGATTTTAAAAGGCTAAGGAGAACCCCAAGTCTTGGTGAATCTTTTGGAAGCAATAGTACTTTTTACAGTACTGATAGCAGCAGCAGCAGTGGTGGCAGCAGCAACTGCAGTTTACCAAGAATTGGTAGCACTAACAGTGTGAATAGCTTGTCATTGAAACCAGGGGTTCATTTTCGCGATCATGTTTGGGCATTGAACCAAAGGTACCTTGCTGCCGAGGCTATTGAAGAGACAGCAGCTGATATAATTAATCAGGAGGAAGAAAATGGGGAAGGCATGAAGTTAGTCCAGCTTTTAATTACTTGTGCTGAAGCTGTGGCTTGTAGAGATAAGTCCCGTGCATCCGTGTTATTATCGGAGCTACGTGGCAGTGCATTAGTATTTGGGACGTCTTTCCAGCGCGTAGCGTCCTGTTTCATGCAGGGGCTGGCTGATAGGCTGGCTATGGTGCAGCCGCTTGGCACGGTTGGTTATGTTTCTACGCCTGCTATGAATAAGACAGACATTGCCTtggagaaaaaagaagaagcattGAGGTTGCTTTATGAGATATGTCCACATATTCAGTTTGGTCATTTTGTGGCTAATTGCTCGATATTGGAAGCCTTTGAGGGAGAGAGTTTCATTCATGTGGTTGATTTGGGCATGAGCCTTGGGTTGCCTAATGGTCACCAATGGCGTCGTCTTATTCAGAGTCTTGCTAATCAGCCTGGCCAGCCCCCTCGTCGCCTTAGGATCACTGCTGTTGGACAGAATATCGGGAAATTGCTAATTATTGGAGATGAGCTTGAGGCCTATGCAAGAAGTCTTGGTATAAATTTGGAGTTTTCAGCTGTGGAAAGCAATTTGGAAAACCTTAAACCAAAGGACATCAAAATATACGATGGTGAGGTCCTTGTAGTTAACAGCATTCTTCAGCTCCATTGTGTGGTGAAGGAAAGTCGCGGTGCTCTCAACTCTGTTCTTCAGGTAGTTCATGAACTTTCTCCCAAGATTCTAGTCCTTGTGGAGCAAGACTCGAGCCACAACGGACCTTTTTTTCTTGGGAGATTCATGGATGCGCTGCATTATTACTCTGCTATCTTCGACTCCCTTGATGTCATGCTGCCTAAGTATGACACCAGACGCGCGAAGATAGAGCAATTTTACTTTGCAGAGGAGATTAAGAATATTGTGAGTTGCGAGGGACCAGCAAGGGTGGAAAGGCACGAGAGGGTGGACCAATGGCGTAGGAGGATGAGCCGAGCAGGTTTTCAGGCAGCGCCTATTAAGATGGTGTCACAAGCCAAACAGTGGCTTGCTAAAGTGAATGGACATGAAGGATTCACCATCACAGAAGAGAAGGGTTGCTTGGTTCTTGGATGGAAATCGAAGCCTATTGTAGCTGCCTCTTGCTGGAAATGCTGA
- the LOC129895259 gene encoding nucleoside diphosphate kinase 2, chloroplastic, with product MECLSVVGASPCVSSSLLSSKTSRLSCAPSCRLILNPIKKHHNLAAFQSAFHLFASTQFLPHASKRNHTARIFLPHLVASMEEVEETYIMIKPDGVQRGLVGEIISRFEKKGFKLTGLKLFQCPKELAEEHYKDLQSKSFFPKLIDYITSGPVVCMAWEGIGVVASARKLIGATNPLNAEPGTIRGDLAVQTGRNVVHGSDSPENGKREIALWFKEGELSSWTPAQKPWLTE from the exons ATGGAGTGTCTTAGCGTTGTAGGAGCAAGTCCTtgtgtttcttcttctttactttcttcCAAAACCAGTCGCTTATCCTGCGCACCCTCTTGCAGGCTTATCCTTAACCCCATCAAGAAACACCATAATTTAGCTGCATTTCAGTCAGCATTTCATCTTTTTGCAAGTACCCAATTTCTTCCCCATGCATCCAAAAGGAACCATACAGCTCGTATATTTCTTCCCCACTTGGTTGCCTCCATG GAGGAAGTGGAGGAGACATACATTATGATTAAGCCTGATGGTGTTCAAAGAGGACTA GTTGGGGAGATTATTTCAAGATTTGAGAAAAAGGGGTTCAAGCTAACTGGATTGAAGCTTTTTCAATGCCCCAAAGAATTGGCAGAG GAACATTACAAGGACCTCCAATCCAAATCATTCTTCCCCAAGCTGATCGATTATATTACCTCTGGTCCTGTTGTCTGTATG GCCTGGGAGGGTATTGGTGTTGTAGCATCTGCTCGCAAGCTAATAGGAGCAACTAATCCTCTTAATGCCGAGCCAGGCACAATCAGAGGAGACCTTGCTGTTCAAACTGGAAG AAATGTGGTGCATGGAAGTGATAGCCCTGAGAATGGCAAGCGTGAAATAG